A region of Solanum dulcamara chromosome 7, daSolDulc1.2, whole genome shotgun sequence DNA encodes the following proteins:
- the LOC129894361 gene encoding polyadenylate-binding protein-interacting protein 12-like — MAVDENGSLNRTDDSVVKNDSAAVDHQPNQNGVTRSTIPNDQNIQMTMSVNHQQQQQPQKTSVQHKHEMGVFQQQKQSINGNGVLGHNNFQHQHQKMNGVDLRRNGGVVDEVHGGEGFNREMRDLEEMLSKLNPMAEEFVPPSLSSNHGVVPIPPGGEQFGFDAFNFVMQTGLGDGNFNRGKRNGYGLGRRRMNVRTSMAQREEVIRRTVYVSDIDHQVTEEQLATLFLTCGQVVDCRICGDPNSVLRFAFIEFTDEEGARNALSLAGTMLGFYPVKVLPSKTAIAPVNPTFLPRSEDEREMCARTIYCTNIDKKVTQADVKLFFEYFCGEVKRLRLLGDYHHSTRIGFVEFVMAESAIAALNCSGAILGSLPIRVSPSKTPVRPRTPRLVVQ, encoded by the exons ATGGCCGTGGATGAGAATGGTTCGTTGAATCGTACGGACGATAGTGTTGTAAAGAATGATTCTGCTGCTGTCGATCATCAGCCAAATCAGAACGGTGTGACACGGTCAACGATACCCAATGATCAGAATATTCAGATGACTATGTCTGTTAATCATCAACAACAGCAGCAACCCCAGAAAACGAGTGTGCAGCATAAGCATGAAATGGGTGTTTTTCAACAGCAGAAACAAAGCATCAATGGTAATGGAGTGCTGGGTCACAATAATTTTCAACATCAGCATCAGAAAATGAACGGTGTTGATTTGAGAAGAAATGGGGGTGTGGTTGATGAGGTTCATGGAGGGGAAGGGTTTAACAGGGAGATGAGGGATTTGGAGGAAATGCTTTCCAAATTGAACCCCATGGCTGAAGAGTTTGTGCCTCCCTCACTCTCCAGCAACCATGGAGTAGTGCCAATCCCTCCCGGTGGAGAACAATTTGGGTTTGATGCTTTCAATTTTGTTATGCAAACTGGACTCGGCGATGGAAATTTCAACAGAGGG AAGAGAAATGGCTATGGTCTTGGTAGGAGAAGGATGAATGTCCGGACAAGCATGGCCCAACGTGAAGAGGTTATTAGGAGGACAGTTTATGTATCTGACATCGATCATCAG GTGACTGAAGAGCAACTTGCTACACTCTTTCTTACTTGTGggcag GTGGTTGACTGTCGCATATGTGGAGATCCCAATTCTGTACTCCGTTTTGCATTTATTGAGTTTACTGATGAAG AAGGTGCAAGGAATGCTCTGAGTCTTGCAGGAACTATGCTAGGGTTTTACCCTGTGAAAGTGCTTCCCTCCAAAACTGCAATTGCACCAGTTAATCCAACATTTCTTCCAAGG TCTGAAGATGAAAGGGAGATGTGTGCAAGAACTATATACTGTACAAACATTGATAAAAAG GTTACTCAAGCAGATGTCAAGCTCTTTTTTGAGTACTTCTGTGGAGAG GTTAAGCGCTTGAGGTTGCTTGGTGACTATCATCATTCCACTCGTATAGGTTTTGTCGAGTTTGTTATG GCTGAGAGTGCCATTGCTGCTCTGAACTGCAGTGGTGCGATCCTGGGATCACTTCCTATAAG AGTGAGCCCATCAAAGACTCCTGTCCGACCACGTACTCCTCGCTTGGTGGTGCAGTAA
- the LOC129895785 gene encoding small heat shock protein, chloroplastic, which yields MACTTFTSSSASPLASNVTFSRTNNKVAAPCSVFFPSMRRPAATRLFVAQATGDNKDTSVDVHHSSGQGGNNQSTAVEHRRPMRMALDISPFGLLDPMSPMRTMRQMIDTMDRLFEDTMTFTGRKRASGAAGEIRIPWDIHDDENEIKMRFDMPGLSKEDVKVSIENDMLVIKGEHKKEEGGNDEHSWARNYTSYDTRLSLPDNVEKDKIKAELKNGVLFISIPKTKVEKKVVDVQIN from the exons atggctTGCACAACTTTTACATCTTCATCAGCTTCTCCATTAGCGTCAAATGTCACTTTTTCTAGGACTAACAACAAGGTAGCTGCACCTTGCTCTGTTTTCTTTCCGTCCATGCGAAGGCCAGCAGCGACTAGGCTGTTCGTAGCTCAGGCCACCGGAGATAACAAAGATACATCAGTGGACGTACACCACAGCAGCGGTCAAGGAGGAAACAATCAATCTACTGCCGTTGAACACCGCCGTCCTATGAGGATGGCTCTTGATATTTCCCCTTTTG GACTGTTAGATCCAATGTCACCCATGAGAACAATGCGGCAGATGATAGACACTATGGACAGACTATTCGAGGATACCATGACATTTACAGGAAGGAAGAGGGCATCAGGAGCAGCAGGGGAAATACGCATTCCTTGGGACATTCATGATGACGAAAATGAAATCAAGATGCGTTTCGATATGCCGGGGCTCTCCAAGGAAGATGTGAAAGTATCTATAGAAAATGACATGCTAGTCATTAAAGGTGAACACAAAAAGGAAGAAGGCGGAAATGATGAACACTCGTGGGCTAGGAATTATACCTCTTATGACACTCGTTTAAGTCTCCCGGATAACGTTGAGAAAGATAAAATTAAAGCGGAATTGAAGAATGGAGTTCTTTTCATCTCGATTCCTAAGACCAAAGTTGAGAAGAAGGTGGTCGACGTGCAAATCAACTAA
- the LOC129895409 gene encoding growth-regulating factor 7-like isoform X3 — protein sequence MMGHHHHQDPHCSSSDGGANKITSSIDEASLLLPAPPPAATGGGARTLPPFDISTNSQGGMATALGYPFTWAQWKELERQAMIYKYMVSAISVPPDLLLSICTNSSGASHTTSATGSVKGQRYTNIRDIEPGRCKRTDGKKWRCSRDVAPHQKYCERHMHRGRPRSRKHVEVHAAVSNASDNKKTRIHVAPLESTPVAVPMPTPAGQINSPSTKQSLRSTFQQIQGPLFFHDKMGGNISTDPSFNELHSSGWMMEGELVAKANAGQQWEHLMDSNAGFTADGRFHPDLQHGYKEEALNLLASRDLERTEDVSVKHNGEFNFMINPELVKDVSRDLINTWSNDNIYNNSNNENMEASLWPSLGNISPSSLNLSIAMAAGDALDEDMGLDSRFMNANQHKFWENSFPFASGGPLAEVLHPSSSISLGDNPASSYTSNGDSISPAATTVSSPSGVLQKTLFSHSDGSVCNSPILAAPTNITPETVQFQWLR from the exons ATGATgggtcatcatcatcatcaagaTCCTCACTGTTCTTCCTCTGATGGTGGGGCTAACAAAATAACTTCTTCTATTGATGAAGCTAGTCTTCTTCTTCCAGCTCCTCCTCCTGCAGCTACTGGTGGTGGTGCAAGGACTTTGCCGCCTTTTGATATTTCTACCAACTCCCAAG GAGGGATGGCAACTGCACTAGGGTATCCTTTTACATGGGCGCAGTGGAAGGAACTTGAGAGGCAAGCTATGATCTACAAGTACATGGTCTCAGCTATATCTGTTCCTCCAGATCTCCTATTATCAATTTGCACAAATTCTTCTGGAGCTTCACATACTACCT CAGCTACTGGATCGGTAAAAGGCCAGCGATACacaaatataagggatatagaGCCTGGAAGGTGCAAAAGAACTGACGGCAAAAAATGGAGATGCTCGAGAGATGTAGCCCCTCATCAGAAGTACTGTGAGCGTCATATGCATAGAGGTCGTCCCCGTTCAAGAAAGCATGTGGAAGTTCATGCCGCTGTTAGCAACGCCAGTGACAATAAGAAGACTCGCATTCACGTTGCTCCTCTTGAATCTACTCCGGTAGCTGTTCCTATGCCCACACCTGCTGGTCAAATCAACAGCCCTTCAACAAAGCAGTCTCTTAGATCTACCTTTCAGCAAATTCAGGGTCCCCTGTTTTTCCATGATAAGATGGGGGGAAATATCTCCACTGATCCCTCTTTCAATGAACTACACAG TTCGGGCTGGATGATGGAAGGTGAGTTGGTAGCAAAGGCTAATGCTGGACAACAATGGGAACATTTGATGGACTCAAACGCAGGTTTCACAGCTGATGGAAGGTTTCATCCAGATTTGCAGCATGGCTACAAGGAAGAGGCATTGAATTTATTGGCAAGTAGAGATTTGGAAAGAACTGAAGATGTGAGTGTCAAGCACAATGGTGAGTTCAATTTCATGATAAATCCTGAATTAGTAAAGGATGTCTCTAGGGACTTGATTAACACATGGTCCAATGATAATATTTACAACAATAGTAACAATGAGAATATGGAGGCTTCGTTGTGGCCATCGCTAGGGAATATCTCTCCATCATCGCTTAATTTGTCTATTGCTATGGCTGCTGGTGATGCCCTTGATGAGGATATGGGTTTGGATAGTAGATTTATGAATGCTAATCAGCACAAGTTTTGGGAGAACAGTTTCCCTTTTGCATCTGGAGGACCATTGGCTGAAGTTTTACACCCTAGCTCATCTATTAGTCTTGGTGACAACCCAGCCTCATCATACACAAGCAATGGCGATTCGATCAGCCCTGCAGCAACGACCGTCTCATCACCCTCTGGAGTTCTTCAAAAGACATTGTTTTCGCACTCGGATGGCAGTGTTTGCAACAGCCCAATTCTTGCAGCTCCGACTAATATTACACCTGAGACGGTTCAATTCCAGTGGTTAAGATAG
- the LOC129895409 gene encoding growth-regulating factor 7-like isoform X1, producing MMGHHHHQDPHCSSSDGGANKITSSIDEASLLLPAPPPAATGGGARTLPPFDISTNSQGGMATALGYPFTWAQWKELERQAMIYKYMVSAISVPPDLLLSICTNSSGASHTTSATGSVKGQRYTNIRDIEPGRCKRTDGKKWRCSRDVAPHQKYCERHMHRGRPRSRKHVEVHAAVSNASDNKKTRIHVAPLESTPVAVPMPTPAGQINSPSTKQSLRSTFQQIQGPLFFHDKMGGNISTDPSFNELHRSSGWMMEGELVAKANAGQQWEHLMDSNAGFTADGRFHPDLQHGYKEEALNLLASRDLERTEDVSVKHNGEFNFMINPELVKDVSRDLINTWSNDNIYNNSNNENMEASLWPSLGNISPSSLNLSIAMAAGDALDEDMGLDSRFMNANQHKFWENSFPFASGGPLAEVLHPSSSISLGDNPASSYTSNGDSISPAATTVSSPSGVLQKTLFSHSDGSVCNSPILAAPTNITPETVQFQWLR from the exons ATGATgggtcatcatcatcatcaagaTCCTCACTGTTCTTCCTCTGATGGTGGGGCTAACAAAATAACTTCTTCTATTGATGAAGCTAGTCTTCTTCTTCCAGCTCCTCCTCCTGCAGCTACTGGTGGTGGTGCAAGGACTTTGCCGCCTTTTGATATTTCTACCAACTCCCAAG GAGGGATGGCAACTGCACTAGGGTATCCTTTTACATGGGCGCAGTGGAAGGAACTTGAGAGGCAAGCTATGATCTACAAGTACATGGTCTCAGCTATATCTGTTCCTCCAGATCTCCTATTATCAATTTGCACAAATTCTTCTGGAGCTTCACATACTACCT CAGCTACTGGATCGGTAAAAGGCCAGCGATACacaaatataagggatatagaGCCTGGAAGGTGCAAAAGAACTGACGGCAAAAAATGGAGATGCTCGAGAGATGTAGCCCCTCATCAGAAGTACTGTGAGCGTCATATGCATAGAGGTCGTCCCCGTTCAAGAAAGCATGTGGAAGTTCATGCCGCTGTTAGCAACGCCAGTGACAATAAGAAGACTCGCATTCACGTTGCTCCTCTTGAATCTACTCCGGTAGCTGTTCCTATGCCCACACCTGCTGGTCAAATCAACAGCCCTTCAACAAAGCAGTCTCTTAGATCTACCTTTCAGCAAATTCAGGGTCCCCTGTTTTTCCATGATAAGATGGGGGGAAATATCTCCACTGATCCCTCTTTCAATGAACTACACAG AAGTTCGGGCTGGATGATGGAAGGTGAGTTGGTAGCAAAGGCTAATGCTGGACAACAATGGGAACATTTGATGGACTCAAACGCAGGTTTCACAGCTGATGGAAGGTTTCATCCAGATTTGCAGCATGGCTACAAGGAAGAGGCATTGAATTTATTGGCAAGTAGAGATTTGGAAAGAACTGAAGATGTGAGTGTCAAGCACAATGGTGAGTTCAATTTCATGATAAATCCTGAATTAGTAAAGGATGTCTCTAGGGACTTGATTAACACATGGTCCAATGATAATATTTACAACAATAGTAACAATGAGAATATGGAGGCTTCGTTGTGGCCATCGCTAGGGAATATCTCTCCATCATCGCTTAATTTGTCTATTGCTATGGCTGCTGGTGATGCCCTTGATGAGGATATGGGTTTGGATAGTAGATTTATGAATGCTAATCAGCACAAGTTTTGGGAGAACAGTTTCCCTTTTGCATCTGGAGGACCATTGGCTGAAGTTTTACACCCTAGCTCATCTATTAGTCTTGGTGACAACCCAGCCTCATCATACACAAGCAATGGCGATTCGATCAGCCCTGCAGCAACGACCGTCTCATCACCCTCTGGAGTTCTTCAAAAGACATTGTTTTCGCACTCGGATGGCAGTGTTTGCAACAGCCCAATTCTTGCAGCTCCGACTAATATTACACCTGAGACGGTTCAATTCCAGTGGTTAAGATAG
- the LOC129895409 gene encoding growth-regulating factor 7-like isoform X2, with the protein MMGHHHHQDPHCSSSDGGANKITSSIDEASLLLPAPPPAATGGGARTLPPFDISTNSQGGMATALGYPFTWAQWKELERQAMIYKYMVSAISVPPDLLLSICTNSSGASHTTSTGSVKGQRYTNIRDIEPGRCKRTDGKKWRCSRDVAPHQKYCERHMHRGRPRSRKHVEVHAAVSNASDNKKTRIHVAPLESTPVAVPMPTPAGQINSPSTKQSLRSTFQQIQGPLFFHDKMGGNISTDPSFNELHRSSGWMMEGELVAKANAGQQWEHLMDSNAGFTADGRFHPDLQHGYKEEALNLLASRDLERTEDVSVKHNGEFNFMINPELVKDVSRDLINTWSNDNIYNNSNNENMEASLWPSLGNISPSSLNLSIAMAAGDALDEDMGLDSRFMNANQHKFWENSFPFASGGPLAEVLHPSSSISLGDNPASSYTSNGDSISPAATTVSSPSGVLQKTLFSHSDGSVCNSPILAAPTNITPETVQFQWLR; encoded by the exons ATGATgggtcatcatcatcatcaagaTCCTCACTGTTCTTCCTCTGATGGTGGGGCTAACAAAATAACTTCTTCTATTGATGAAGCTAGTCTTCTTCTTCCAGCTCCTCCTCCTGCAGCTACTGGTGGTGGTGCAAGGACTTTGCCGCCTTTTGATATTTCTACCAACTCCCAAG GAGGGATGGCAACTGCACTAGGGTATCCTTTTACATGGGCGCAGTGGAAGGAACTTGAGAGGCAAGCTATGATCTACAAGTACATGGTCTCAGCTATATCTGTTCCTCCAGATCTCCTATTATCAATTTGCACAAATTCTTCTGGAGCTTCACATACTACCT CTACTGGATCGGTAAAAGGCCAGCGATACacaaatataagggatatagaGCCTGGAAGGTGCAAAAGAACTGACGGCAAAAAATGGAGATGCTCGAGAGATGTAGCCCCTCATCAGAAGTACTGTGAGCGTCATATGCATAGAGGTCGTCCCCGTTCAAGAAAGCATGTGGAAGTTCATGCCGCTGTTAGCAACGCCAGTGACAATAAGAAGACTCGCATTCACGTTGCTCCTCTTGAATCTACTCCGGTAGCTGTTCCTATGCCCACACCTGCTGGTCAAATCAACAGCCCTTCAACAAAGCAGTCTCTTAGATCTACCTTTCAGCAAATTCAGGGTCCCCTGTTTTTCCATGATAAGATGGGGGGAAATATCTCCACTGATCCCTCTTTCAATGAACTACACAG AAGTTCGGGCTGGATGATGGAAGGTGAGTTGGTAGCAAAGGCTAATGCTGGACAACAATGGGAACATTTGATGGACTCAAACGCAGGTTTCACAGCTGATGGAAGGTTTCATCCAGATTTGCAGCATGGCTACAAGGAAGAGGCATTGAATTTATTGGCAAGTAGAGATTTGGAAAGAACTGAAGATGTGAGTGTCAAGCACAATGGTGAGTTCAATTTCATGATAAATCCTGAATTAGTAAAGGATGTCTCTAGGGACTTGATTAACACATGGTCCAATGATAATATTTACAACAATAGTAACAATGAGAATATGGAGGCTTCGTTGTGGCCATCGCTAGGGAATATCTCTCCATCATCGCTTAATTTGTCTATTGCTATGGCTGCTGGTGATGCCCTTGATGAGGATATGGGTTTGGATAGTAGATTTATGAATGCTAATCAGCACAAGTTTTGGGAGAACAGTTTCCCTTTTGCATCTGGAGGACCATTGGCTGAAGTTTTACACCCTAGCTCATCTATTAGTCTTGGTGACAACCCAGCCTCATCATACACAAGCAATGGCGATTCGATCAGCCCTGCAGCAACGACCGTCTCATCACCCTCTGGAGTTCTTCAAAAGACATTGTTTTCGCACTCGGATGGCAGTGTTTGCAACAGCCCAATTCTTGCAGCTCCGACTAATATTACACCTGAGACGGTTCAATTCCAGTGGTTAAGATAG